Within Veillonellales bacterium, the genomic segment GGCGGTAAGGCGAATGCGGTGAAATTCATGGACGGGCTTAAACTCGCTTCAAATGAAGTGCATGTAGCGGATATTCGCACCTGCGTGCTGCATCCGGCAAGTGAAACACATCGCCAGCTCACAGATAAACAGCTTTTGGCCGCGGGTATCAATCCAGGCATGATTCGTTTCTCCGTTGGATTGGAAAATGTGGCTGATATCCTCGAAGATATCGAACAAAGTTTGGCGGCTATTGACTGAATTGGGATTTTTTACAAGGTATTTCAATATCGTTTTTAGAGATAATAATTAGCGTAAGGGATTCGTAATGGTTGAGCCAAGATTATTGTTGGGTCTCGCAAGGGGCTTGATAGTAGTCGGTCAAAGATTATTGTCGGCTCTGAAAAGGGTCGGCAGTAGTCGGCGAGAAGATTGTTATATGTCTTGAAAGGCTGTGCGGTAGCCCAACTGTTATCGTATGGTCCCAAGGGATGTATGGCAGTCGAGCTAAGACTATCATGGGTTGTGAATTATATGGGTCGTTTGTAGTCGGGAGATTGCAGGCGGTTTAGTAACTATCTGTGGTAGTCGAGCAAAGGTCAGTGTCAGTTGTGTAATGCTTGTGCGTAGGCGAAAGTTTGCGTATAGGTATGTAATGATTGGTATTGGCTGCAGCGTAAATCATTACGGGTTCCTTTTTAAAGCCAGCGGTTATTCGCTGGCTTTTAACTTTTACCTGATTTTTCACATCCCGGCAGCAGAGGGCATAGGATTTTTTTATGCTGGTCCTTGGTTATACATTCAAGCTGGGTACGCATTGTTTGCACTGGCTGCCAACAGGGAATATTCAATGTATGTAGAAGTAGTAGAACAAGAGAAATAAAGAAACTCCGGTACGTCTTTACGCAGATACTTATGTAATCAGTTTTCTAGCGGATTTATTAGTATATCAGATCAAGCTTCCGGAGATAAGGTGAACAACGTGAAGAACATAAAAATAGCCGCTATTGGCGACTCAATAACCTTCGGTTATCCATATACGCCGGGGCAATCCTGGTTTAATCGTGCTGCCGGGAGGTTAAACATTTCCCATGTGAACAGTGGCGTTAACGGTGATACCACTGAGGGAATGGCTAGCCGTTTTGGCCGCGATGTTTTGCGGCATCAGCCGACGCACGTTATCATCATGGGAGGCACTAATGATGCATATTTGGGGAGTGACGTTGCCAGTGTAATGGATAACATTCGCTATATGTCAGAGCGGGCTTTAGAGGACAGCATCGTGCCGATTATTGGCCTTCCTATTCCCTGCAATGATTTAGCAGAAGAACTGCTGCTTGGGAAATATCGCAAGGAGATACGAAGCTATGCTGCCGGAGGAGGGCTTGATGTCATTGATTTTCATGCTGCAATGACAGACTCAAATGGCACAAAAATTAAAGCAGGGCTTCATTGTGATGGCATACATCCCAACGAAGATGGGTACAGCGTTATGACCGATGCCGCTGTTAAATTTCTCGTTGAGAAATTAATGATGCGCGAGTCGAATATTTAGTGCGTTAGCTTGGAGGAGGGCTTATAATGCGAAAAAAAATGACCAAGTATGCTGCTACAACTTTTGTAATCTTGATTGCTTTGCTGGTCGGCTTCGTTGCCGGATGTACGACTAAAAATCCGCTAATCTCTGCTGAAAATAAGAATACGCCACGGGCTGCGGTTGTTATGCCGGACAACATAAAGGGAGTTCACAACATTCAATTTGCGGGCACAATCGACGTAGCCTTCAGCCCCGGGGGGGGAATCACCGGTATGGTAACCAATGAAATTGCAAATGCGAAAAAAAGCATTCAAGTGCAAGCATATAGTTTTACCTCGACTGAAATAATTCAGGCTCTCATAAGTGCAAAGAAGCGCGGCGTTGATGTCCGGATCATCATTGACAAAAGCAACGTAACCGGTGATGATAAAGACAATCCCAAGGAGCAAAAAGAAAAGAAACTCCTAGCTTCTATTGTTGATAGCGGAATATTAATGAAAGTTGATTCTGACTTTCAAATCGCACATAGCAAAGTTATGATAATTGATGGGCTTGATGTTATAACCGGTTCCTTTAATTTTACCTATTCGGCAGAACATAATAATGCTGAAAACTGTTTGATACTCCATGGGAATAAGCAACTTGCCGATGAATACGTAAAAAATTGGCAGTGGAGATGGGACGCTACGAAACCATATACAAAATAGTACCAGTCAGGCTAACATGCCAAAGCTCAGACTGCCTGAAGGTTATACGAATTATAGGCGGTCCTGCCTGATTATGCGTAGTAATAATAGTATAAAAGAGCTAATCTTCTCTACTAGAAGATTAGCTCTTTTGTGTACGCTATATCATTAGTGGCTGGGGCAACCAGACTCGATCCAACGCCTGCAGGCGTCAAAGGCTTGTAATTTACCGGCTTGGCAATACCCTAAGCAAAATCTCTGTGATGGTCGGGGCGGCGGGATTCGAACCCACGGCCTCTTAGTCCCGAACCAAGCGCGCTACCAAACTGCGCTACGCCCCGAATGTTTTCACAGTTATTAAGTATATACATTCAACCGCTGGTTGTCAATATAAATTATTATAATATGTTTTAATTGCATTATGTGTCTGATTTAAAAGGATTTGCCATTATTTTGGCGAACTATTCCTAAAAATTATTAGAAATTCCT encodes:
- a CDS encoding GDSL-type esterase/lipase family protein, translating into MKNIKIAAIGDSITFGYPYTPGQSWFNRAAGRLNISHVNSGVNGDTTEGMASRFGRDVLRHQPTHVIIMGGTNDAYLGSDVASVMDNIRYMSERALEDSIVPIIGLPIPCNDLAEELLLGKYRKEIRSYAAGGGLDVIDFHAAMTDSNGTKIKAGLHCDGIHPNEDGYSVMTDAAVKFLVEKLMMRESNI
- a CDS encoding phospholipase D family protein, which produces MRKKMTKYAATTFVILIALLVGFVAGCTTKNPLISAENKNTPRAAVVMPDNIKGVHNIQFAGTIDVAFSPGGGITGMVTNEIANAKKSIQVQAYSFTSTEIIQALISAKKRGVDVRIIIDKSNVTGDDKDNPKEQKEKKLLASIVDSGILMKVDSDFQIAHSKVMIIDGLDVITGSFNFTYSAEHNNAENCLILHGNKQLADEYVKNWQWRWDATKPYTK